Genomic DNA from Fusarium keratoplasticum isolate Fu6.1 chromosome 2, whole genome shotgun sequence:
AGAATGATAGACCTCCCGCTCTGAAAGGCTTGGACAGAAACGTTCCAACCCGATAGTACTCATCTGGGTTTCCCGTGGGGTGAATGAGTAACCCATATGCCGTTCTATTGGCTGGattctcgacctcctcacTCGTCCATTCCTGGGAACTGACTGACTCCGAGTCAGACGACGCATGACTGTACGACGCCTCGTGATCGTCGCCAAGTGTCAACGAGCTATCGGAATGCCGCGACGAGAAGTAATTTGCATCTGACTTCCGTCGTATCGTGCTCCCAATCAGTAGAAAACTGATGGGAGCGACGAGTTCGGGGATCTCGGATGTTGCGAAGAAGTCCTCAACAATGCAATCAGTCCGAATATGGGCAAAATACTCTCCATCCAACCGAACAGCGTCTTGTGGAGAGGAGAAAGCCGGGTAGACCTTTCTGTATACTATCCTCCGAGTCCCGACATAcaccttggccatcatctccagtGCGCCATGGCTCACTTCACCAAACTCGGTTGAACCGCGCGGGGTGATGGCGGGGACTAGATCAGTATACTCAGGTCGGCAATCTGTTATCAGAGTTGGATGGTTCAAATCGAACCAGAGGTAGCGGCGTAGACTAGCCCAGCTCCACGAGGGGGCAAGATAGGGAAGGGGGCTTTCCAGTCTTTGTAGGAGGGCCTCGTAACTGATTTTGTCAATACCCATCAAATTCCAATAGAGGCCCCGGTGCAGATTGTTCTTCCACAAACCGGCCAGGTACTCATCATCCAGCTGTTTCTGGAACAAAGCTGCAAGGCCAGCAACCGATGGTAGAAGATCTGTCTCGCGGGTGAAATGGGCCCTGTCAGGGTTGAGCTGAGAAATGGTTTCATCCCACTCTTGATAGGTACGGAGTTTGTCATGGGGAATAAGCTTGTCGCGGCCGAGCATGCGGAAATCGCCATCATATGTGTCCTGATCCCTTCCCATAGATTCACTAAATGATGGACATTTGAAGTGAATGTTCCTTCTTGAAAACATCAGCAGGCGGGTTGCCGTGATGCGTTCCTGGAATGTCCATCCTCTCTCAAGCCAGGGGCTAATGACAAGTTCTTCTCCGACAGAAGCCTTATAGAGAGGAGAGTATACTGCAAAGGCGAGAGAAGCGTTGTTGCTGGGGCGAGGGTTTAAAGGGATGATGACTCGGTCGGTTTTCTGCAGGTATCCTTGCTCGCAGTTCAGGGAGGCAGCCGCGGCAACTGTTACGTACGCATTGCCATAAATGCGCTCCATGACTGCACACTGACTATCCCAGTCTGTCGACACATCCTGTAGGATGCACAAAGCATCCACCCAAAGAAACGGGATGGACAACGCCCTTGCCAGGGCCACAGAGTCCTGAATGACCTGTGGCAAGAGGGACTCTGGAATCGTCTGCAGATGCTGCgagagattgaggctggTCGTCTTGAGTTGCTTACTAGCATGTGGCTCGGGACCCCAACAGTACGTGAGGGCGATATAATGCGGGATCTCCAAGTCTGGGCTGACCATGTCTTTAGTCAGGACCAGCCGTAGTTGATCTGGCCCAACTTCAATAAGTCGGTCGGGGATGAAAGTCTTCTGCGGATTAATGTGGTCATGAGACACGCATAAATCCATTCTGGACTTCATCCAGCGCACAGTCTCTTCACTGATGTGGGATAGAGGCGGTCGGAGCCCGAGAAGCGTCGCCGTATCATCATCCGCGACTGCTGTGACAGGACAGTCAAGATGAATGTCTTCCTGGTCATCTGTTCGGTCTCCTGTTAGCTGCCGTTAAAAGATGAAGCAGGTGCAGTTCGTACCATGTCTAAGTTTGATGCGTATAGCCCTCAGCCCATATCCATTAACATTCTCTGGACCGAAAACATGGTGGAGCGAGAGGTGGATGGTTGTCTCCGAGGAAATAGTCGGTGGTTTGTCTTCTATGTCCCACCAAAAGAGAATTCGTTTGAAAAAGGCACAGGATTCGCAATCAGAGCCATCAAAGACCTGGTACAAAACATTGGGAGCTCGCTCGACTTCCCAGCCCAAGTCAGTTTCTCGTTCTTGGTTCTCGGGGTTTGCAAAGATGCCATCCAGTGGTGTGTCTACCAGCTGAAACACGGTACAGCGGCTGCAAAGCTTGGTAGACTGTTGGTTAGAATCGATCGAGGTTGCCATCGGTAATGTTTTCGAGTTTGAActcgtcttcttcagcaatGCTGACGCGGTGGTTGGAAGAGGAGATAAGGCCTCACTCAGCTCCCACGTGACGCCCAAGGGCGGGGGCGCTAATATCCTGCCATTGAGCACTTCCAACGAGTCTCAAGTGCAGTAGTTTGAAACAACTGGATTTTTGGTACTTCCTTGCCGTTAAGAAAAGTACTGAATCCATTGCAGACTTGCTTAACATGACAAGACTTATGTGATCAAGTTTAACTTGACTTTTTTCATCACACCTTGCTCATCCTCTTAGGGGCACTCTTGAGGAACTTAGGGTCACTCCTTGGTCGTGGTTATAATGATGTTATGGGTATGTTTATGGTGTATTAGGGGGACTTTACCTCTTACTTAGCTGAGACCGCCAATTTTATCATGACCTTAGGAGTACCCGCTCTAGGGGGACGGGGCATGTCTTTCTGTTCACATCGGGGAATGCAAAGGCAATTGGTGTATTCAGCTCGGATTCGAAGGATATCACGTAGCCCCCTGTTTAACTCTTCGTTCCTCACGTTCACTAAACCGATCACCAAATAGGTCAAAATGTGGCCGCATGACAATGCTGCACTTGACAAGTTCTTCCATGCAGTCCACAACGCTGTCGCGGCGCGGGATAACCTCTAAAGAGGGAGATAGATAGTTATACAGCGGCTTTCAGATGCCTTTCTCGCCTGACTTCGATTTAAACTATGCTAGCCTGCCTGCCCTATATCTCTTCCCACGTTCCCTTTCCAAATTCAGACACTTCAATCAActgtcaccaccacctttCCGATATGCTGATTGCTCTCAAGATAGCGATGCGCCTCAGCAATGTCCTTGAACGCAAAGGTCTTGTCCACGACGGGCCTTAGCGACCCGTTTTCAACGCCATCGAGCACAAACTTGACCATCTTGGCGCGCTTCTCTGGGTTTAATAGTGTCTGAAACACGGCTGTAAACTTGATGATTGCAAACTTGGCCATGCCCTTCAGCGGGTCAATCGTGGCCGGAGCCAGGTCTAGAACACCGTAGATAAGGATCATGCCGTTGATTGCGACCGCGTCGAGCAATTTGCTGACACCTTTCCCAGCAATCGGGTCGTAGATGACGCGGCAGCCGACGCCGCCGGTGATGCGTGCCACTTCCGTCGCGATGTCCTGCTCATCCGTCACAATGACATGTTCGATGCCGAGCGACTTCAGTGCGGCCACCTTGGACTGACTCCGGGTTGTACAGATGGGGATGGCACCCTGCGATTTGGCGATCTGGGCCGCCGCAATTCCCACCGACGATGTCGCCGCCGTCAGCAGAACGTACTCGCCCTTTTGCAGCTTGGCCGTGTCAACCATGCTGTTCCAGGCTGTGCTGTACTGCATCCATAAAGCAGCGCCGTCAACAAACGACATGCCATTGGGTATCTTCACCGCCATCTCGACCGGCACATAAGCCTGCTCGCCGTACACGGCGCATTCGTGGCCTTTCATCTCGGTAGCGAAACCCGGAACGCTCGTGAACCCCGGGATGGTCGCCACGTGGTAGGAAACGCCTTGGGGTTGCCGAAGCCACCGGCGCGGAAGAAGACTTCCATGCGGTTTATCCCTATGGCGTTGACCTTCAACAGCAGCTCACCAGGTGCCGGATCCTCGAAGGCAATCTCGTCGATCTGCAGCACCTCCGGCCCGCCCAGCTGGTGGAATCTCGCTACCTTTGGCATCGTTGACCTTTGCTTTGGTGTTGGGAGTTGGGAAGAGCAGTGATTCCTCTGTCGTGCGGTCTGGGGTAGATATACCAGGGATAGTCGGCTGGAATGGAGAATGGCGAGGAAGGATGATAGAGAAGAATAGAATAGGTGGAATCCCGCGCCCTGTATGCCTATAAACAAACTTCCCCGTTTGATAGGTATGTAGATATGAAGCCGCGTGGAGTGCCGTTTCTTCATTCTTGGTGCTAGCATGTCCCTGAAGCTGGAAGAACACAATGCTTGATAAGCACTCACTTACTCACCTCACCACAGTGGGGGGCAGGAGGTATGAATCTCCCGGCCCCGTATAGATAAGCTTCAACGCCCCAGGGCTACCGGTGATCATGAACTAATAAGCCCCATGTTTCGTTTTCGGTTTTTAGAGTCTGCGGAATCCGGGTTTACGGCGAATGCGGCTTGATGACAGCTGCATAGAGACATTAGCCAACAATCCCGTTATTTTATTGGAGGACACTACCTAGACTGCAGAATTTAGCGTTGACCTGTGAGCGGGCAGTGACGTGGGTAGTTCATTAGAAATGATGCATTCAGTCCGTGGCTGTCAGCAATCAATCAGTGATGCCAGGCGGGCAAAACGTGGATGAGAGGTTTCCATTTTAGCTTTCATTGGCTGTATGTATGAGTGAGGTCTTGTCACGGATAGAAAAGTCAAGAAAAGTATTGGCCAGCTACTCTCAAATTCACCTTATTTTGATGCTTGTGATGCCGTCAAGTCCGATATTAGTCTGATTTCTCGTTTGAATGGTTCATGTAGGAAGACTAAACAGCGGCTTTTCGCCCCGCCGGGCCCGCCACTCATTAGTAGAACGTAGAAGGCCCCAACAGCCAGCGATAGTCCAGCCCCAGGTTCTGGCAAAGGTTTCTGTTACTTCCCAACCATTTGGATCCCAAGGTTCACCCCAAATCAGCATGCCTGGATCATGACCTGGAATGCGTCCGCGGAGGGCGTGAcagagcttctcctcatcgaAGTAGCCCAAGCCTCGTCGGAATAAATTGTCACGCATCTCGGGCATAGGGAGAAGATCAATCCACGGGTGGTGTAATGTGGTGGATTGAAGAGCTGTCGGTCGTAGCACGTCTGGAAGTCGTGTTGAGGTCCCGTGTCGATGATAGTGTGGCGAATTAAACGGTGACAGAGCGTCGTCGCCCATCTGCTTGGACGAGAGGCTCAAGGTGTCCATGTTGGCTAGCAAAGCACGGATGAAGTTGAACTGGGATAGGATCGGCAAGATTGCAAGTTGCGGAGAGTGTATTATGTAGAGCTGCTGTGCAAAGGCCTCGAAACGTTGAAGGATCATCTGATCATGCTCCTGTCCGGTATTAAGAAGATTGAGTCTCTTAATGGCGACCGTGACGGCTCTGATGCTGGAGTCCTCGTATCTCCAGTGTGCCGGAGAGTTTGAACTTTCGGGAGCTGGAATATGATGCTGGCCTTCCGCATCGtcaccgccatcatggccaagttccCTTCGTCTCCTCAACCCTGCCGAGTGTTAGCGAGCTCAAAACAATTCTAGATCAACCATCACGTCATACTGAGGATTCGTTGGTTACGGCGATTTTGGACCCTCCTTCTCTCTTTCGTATCCGATATGCCCGACCAGTCGTCCTCGTACCTGACCCATCTATCCGCGATGCTGTCTTGTTGGAAGCCAGCATTGCTGAAGTCAGCCATACTTGATTGATGCAGAGTGCGGCGCTACCATGCAAGGATCAACCAACGTTACAACAGTCAAGCCGATTCTAATGTAGGTTGCTGACAGTGGCAGATGGTAGTCGGGGATTAATAATAGGAGCAATTTTTCTCATCGTTTCGTCGAGTTACCGCCGCCCCTCGCGGGAGAATCGGTTGATCCTTGCCCACTTGGTGCTAGCTTATGTAGCTGTCATCAACCTGCATTAGCGCCAAAGCTTGTCATCCTTCCCTTATGTGGATGACCTATATGATACAGGGGTGGGATCGTTTTACTGTAAGTGGCTAAAgggcagaagaagaaaaggatTCAAGGTTTATAGACGCCGGAAAAAGAACAAAAGTTCGGGATATCTGTGACAAACGGGAAGAATGGCTAGGTATCTAAGCTCGGCGGACGAGTCACGGACGAATCGTGGGCGGACGAGCATTCATTGACATTGCTTCCGTGTAGTGGTAGCTTCTAGTTGTTGCTTCAACCGCCTCGGGTTGGAAATGGAGAAATGCCCGCATTCTATCCTTTGTGCACGAGTCATACGATAAGGTTCGGCTGTTTCCACGAGATTCATCTCGATCATGGCGGTGTGACTAGTGCATGTCTCATTTTCAATCTTGCTTTGTAACATCCACGGACGGAGTCCGTCAAGACCCCGGTAGCTCACGGGCAACCGTCGTGGTCAAGTGCGTATAAATAGCGAAACAAGTTGACCCAAACATATTATGAAGATATCAACCATCTAAGCAGAGATCAATCGCCCACTGTATCCCACGAATATGAAGGTCGCAATCGTTGGTGCAACGGGCCAGACGGGCTCCGTCATTGTGAAGGCCCTTCTGGAGTCAACTACGCCGAAGTTTGTGAGCAATCCAAATCTCCAGCCTGTCTTTTGAGAGTCGAGATACTGACGCCCTCAACCCAGGAAGTCACAGCCCTCACGAGGCCCTCGTCGCTGCAGAAACCCCAAGTTCTTGAGCTGGCCGAGAAAGGGGTCAACATTGTCGCTGCCGACCTTACGGGCTCCGAGAAAGAATTGAAGAAAGCGCTTACGGGTATCGAGGTCGTCATCTCAGCCATCTATGGAGGTAGTGTGACAGCCGAAATACCCCTTATCAATGCCGCCAAGGCTATCGGTGTTCAACGATACGTGCCCTGCTTCTTTGCAACTGTTGCACCACCTACAGGCGCTCTTCGACTTCGAGAACTGGTAAGAGACCGAATTAGAATCCTTTTTAGAATGAACTAACGTAAGTTTATAGAAAGAGGAGACCTTCAATCAtatcaagaagatcaagctccCATACACTATTATCGACGTCGGCTGGTGGTATCAGGTCAATCTTCCCCGGCTCCCATCTGGCCGCATCGACTATGCAGTTATGGAAACCACAGATGGCATAGCAGTCGACGGGAACGTACCGGTAGCGCTCACCGACCTGCGCGATGTTGGGCCATATACTGCTCGGATTATCTCCGATCCTCGAACCCTGAATCGCATGGTCTTTGCATACAATGAAGTCTTGACTTTTAACCAGATGTACGACATAGCCGAGAAAGTAAGCGGCGAGAAGCTCCACCGCAAATATGTAAGTCTATCTGCTGTCTTTGGATGAGTCCGATGAGTTAACTTGATAAAAAGGTCCCCGCGGAGGAAATTGAAGCTCGAGTCCGCGAGTGGGAGGAAAAGAACCCAGCCCCCGATTCAGTTGAGTTCATAACGCTGTCGCAAATGCAGTACTGGTACTCCTGTTGTGTCCGTGGAGACAATACTCCTGAAAATGCCCAGTACCTGGGGTATCTATTGGCCAAGGATCTCTATCCTGAGTTCGTCGGAACTACGCTGGAGACTTACGCCAAGGACGTTCTCGAAGGAAGGGGAAGGAAAGTGTATGAGCATATTCAGGACCTGCTATCCATCAAAGCTGCCAATGCCCGGCAATGATGGGTTGACAAAGTTTTGTTGATGGCAAAATCACCTGCCATATCAGTGTAGTTTCAATTTTATTCGTGATATTCCAAAACGCGACCTGCCGTCCATGCTCATACAAGTCAGCTTCCTATACATCTCGTGGTAGAAACATGCCTGTCGGTGTCTAAATCCTGTTTCCAACCTCTCATGTCAACGGCCCTTGGCGTCCCCAAAAAAAGCAAGCTGCGGAACTCAACACATACTTGCATCTTGCAGCACCCGAGAACCACCCGTTGCAAAATGCACCACATTCCACTCCAGGGTCGACATAAACCCGACGTTCACGTCCCGCAACAGGCCACTTCAGCCTCTGCTGAAGCTTTTATCATCATCAATGACGAGTCTGCGAGAGACCacagccacaacagcaaaagatACAGGTTCAACGTATGAaagcatcaaaacccaatacCGTAAAACACCATAGCCTAATTAGAATGCCATACATCAAATGTTAAAGTACCGGAATAAACTTCTCCGTACACGGATCATTTGGCAGACCAAAAGCAAGGGTCGTACTCGTCCATCCACTCGACAAATTCGTCGCCCGCCGTGGCCCAGCCCTTGATTCCCCCTTGTAAGACTACGCTTTCCATCTCATTATCACCACAGTCGGAGATATAGTCGCTAAACCAGCCAGCAGCTCGCGGACCGCGACCGCGTGATGAGGCTAGTGAAACGGGATTAGAGACCGCCATCTCCCAAAGTTGCCTCTCGAAAGACCATAGACTAGTCATACAGGAGGTGGTACTACTCACAGCAATACCAAATGATCTTGCGCAGGCCCCTGGCCTTGACCATGCTATAAAGCGTTGGGATTGAGGGATACAAACTTTGGGCAGGCAGATTGATAGAGCCACGGATAGTGCCGCCCTGGGAGTCGCTCAAGTCAGCGAAACTGTGACAATAACTACGTGACGGATGGCAGAGCTCGAGACCAGGCTCACCTCATAGTCGTTGCGTCGTAAATCAACGAGCACAAAGTCCGCACCGGCCACGCCGCCGACCTGCCTCATCAACTCAAGGAGCTGCTCACGCGTCATGCTTCCTGGCTGACGCTCCGGAGCCGGGTATTTGACATGCCACGGACCTATACCGGCCTGCTGTTGTGAAGCCATTGTGGTGCTGATGAATCCTGGGTCGGCCTTTAGGGTACCACAAACAAGCTCGGCGAAGACTGAATCTTTGGAACATTGGAAAGTGCTGATGTTGTTTGATGGCCGAGGTTTGCTCTCGGGGAGCTGCCGGCCTCTTAAATGCTCGCGTGTCGCTTCGACCGCACTCTCGTGGCCACAGGTTGTGTATGAGGAGTGTGTCATGCCCCAATTATCATTGGATGCTATGGTCAGGCACTCGATCCTCGAGTACACACCCAATCACAAGCGGGCATGATGAGTGCGCAATATGGCCGGAACAACTACATACGTCAGCCAAACAGAACTGCAGTCGTAATTAAATTATAGTTTTCCTCGCGATGAGGCATTGGGTTTCAGGAGGCTGTTGTGGCTGTCTCATGATTGGTAAACTAAGTCGCCTTCTGGTTGAGATGACGGCAGTCAGGGGCTTAGGTACTTGTGGCTTTTCAACCCACAAGCTTGCCGCCCAACGACAACAAAAAGAGTGCACTAAAAGGCACTTTAAGCCCAAAGTAGGAGGAGGGCTTTCGTCTTTTAACCTTCTGCCAGCAGCCAGACAAGGGTGTTCTAGACCGCGGTATTTTTAGACCTCGTGTTTCAAAGATGGGGAAGCCATATTCCGCATTGACTACCCAGGTGTCTGAACACGACATGCTTTAAGGAAGATATCTGGCCTGATTCTACCGAAGCAACCGTATTTGAGCTACCTACGCAAACGCATCTATGATTTGGAAGACACTAGAATTCTGCACAAGACAATCATCTGCTTCTTTGCAGTGCAATAGATGCCGGATCCGGTCCGAATCCAGAGTCTTCTGTAGTCCAGAGATGATTTCAACTGCCGCCTCACAAGACAGTCCTTTGTCCCAATGGCCCGAGATAGAAGCAGGTGAGTTGGGTGGGCAAAAGCACTCAGTTATTTGTGGTAGTATGTCTGCCTGGGTACCCAGCTCTGTCCAGCCGTAGTTGTACATGGACAAGGTATTCACACATTGTCCGTTCTCCGTGGCGTGTGTATCGGGGGAGTCGTACGTTTTGTGGCCACGATTATTGGTGACAGAGCGGTCTACCGCCTCTACTGTACCTGGCGAGGGCGTGTCGTTGGGTGGAGAGGCTCTAGCAGGAACTGAGGCCTCCATCAATTGAGCTGGCGTGAGTGAGGAAGAGTTCGAAGAGGGTGTGCTCGGGGGTGGGGGGAAATCTGCAGTCGTGTCCCCAGGGCTGGGGTCTGGCTGCTCCCTCACACTCTGTCCGTGGGGAGGAGATGAGTCAATACAATCCTTCAGAGACTCCCAAGAGTCCATATTTAGGGCAGAGCCGACAGATCCCGCCAGAAACAGGTAATGGTCAATCTCGTCCTGCGAAACTCCCCTAAGATCAAGCAGGCTGCGGAGATGCTTGTTCTCCCACGCGACGGCCCTAGCCACGCGCTGCATCTCAACGCTGGCCTCGACTCCTCTGCGTTCGTAGTTTTGAAGTCGCTGTTGAAGATCCTCGACGAATTGTCGATGCCGCTCCCGTGAGCGACGCTGGTTCTCGCGGTTCTGAGCCGCAGAGGCGGGAATACGGTTCTACGCCACACAGGTTAGAAGTTGTGAGTGAGCGACAAATTCGGGGAGAAGGCATACTTTT
This window encodes:
- a CDS encoding Rhodanese domain-containing protein, which codes for MASQQQAGIGPWHVKYPAPERQPGSMTREQLLELMRQVGGVAGADFVLVDLRRNDYEGGTIRGSINLPAQSLYPSIPTLYSMVKARGLRKIIWYCSSSRGRGPRAAGWFSDYISDCGDNEMESVVLQGGIKGWATAGDEFVEWMDEYDPCFWSAK
- a CDS encoding PKS-ER domain-containing protein, whose translation is MKGHECAVYGEQAYVPVEMAVKIPNGMSFVDGAALWMQYSTAWNSMVDTAKLQKGEYVLLTAATSSVGIAAAQIAKSQGAIPICTTRSQSKVAALKSLGIEHVIVTDEQDIATEVARITGGVGCRVIYDPIAGKGVSKLLDAVAINGMILIYGVLDLAPATIDPLKGMAKFAIIKFTAVFQTLLNPEKRAKMVKFVLDGVENGSLRPVVDKTFAFKDIAEAHRYLESNQHIGKVVVTVD
- a CDS encoding HET domain-containing protein, whose product is MATSIDSNQQSTKLCSRCTVFQLVDTPLDGIFANPENQERETDLGWEVERAPNVLYQVFDGSDCESCAFFKRILFWWDIEDKPPTISSETTIHLSLHHVFGPENVNGYGLRAIRIKLRHDDQEDIHLDCPVTAVADDDTATLLGLRPPLSHISEETVRWMKSRMDLCVSHDHINPQKTFIPDRLIEVGPDQLRLVLTKDMVSPDLEIPHYIALTYCWGPEPHASKQLKTTSLNLSQHLQTIPESLLPQVIQDSVALARALSIPFLWVDALCILQDVSTDWDSQCAVMERIYGNAYVTVAAAASLNCEQGYLQKTDRVIIPLNPRPSNNASLAFAVYSPLYKASVGEELVISPWLERGWTFQERITATRLLMFSRRNIHFKCPSFSESMGRDQDTYDGDFRMLGRDKLIPHDKLRTYQEWDETISQLNPDRAHFTRETDLLPSVAGLAALFQKQLDDEYLAGLWKNNLHRGLYWNLMGIDKISYEALLQRLESPLPYLAPSWSWASLRRYLWFDLNHPTLITDCRPEYTDLVPAITPRGSTEFGEVSHGALEMMAKVYVGTRRIVYRKVYPAFSSPQDAVRLDGEYFAHIRTDCIVEDFFATSEIPELVAPISFLLIGSTIRRKSDANYFSSRHSDSSLTLGDDHEASYSHASSDSESVSSQEWTSEEVENPANRTAYGLLIHPTGNPDEYYRVGTFLSKPFRAGGLSFFNNLELRQVRLI